A stretch of the Apteryx mantelli isolate bAptMan1 chromosome 3, bAptMan1.hap1, whole genome shotgun sequence genome encodes the following:
- the GDF7 gene encoding growth/differentiation factor 7 has translation MRLRAAAAALCLCLLGACRLRRGLEAAAVRGPPAAAPQRPSAAAPSSSSASSSSSSAASPFSSPPRRDGALRNGTVVPHHYMVALYQRLAARRGAGRRADTVTGFAERSRSDASPSAPEQRYLFDISSLPEAEEVTGAELRVLRALPENRSLALSPEGTLHHLLLSTCPSRDGEEPRLLDSRAADVLDAGSSRWEVFDVWEALRDRREKSPSGKLLCFLLRIVSDQSGRLLRPRQLGFSKPRPQPHERALLVAFSRTQRKENLFKEIRDKIKALGSPPFLEPPDPGRETHPKRRRRRTTIAARSGGRGHGKKAKTRCSRKPLHVNFKELGWDDWIIAPLDYEAYHCEGVCDFPLRSHLEPTNHAIIQTLMNSMDPESTPPSCCVPSKLSPISILYIDSGNNVVYKQYEDMVVETCGCR, from the exons atgcgcctccgcgccgccgccgccgccctctgcctctgcctcctcGGCGCCTGCCGCCTCCGCCGCGGGCTGGAGGCCGCCGCCGTGCgcggcccgccggcggccgctCCCCAGCGACCCTCCGCAGccgcgccttcctcctcctccgcctcctcctcctcctcctccgccgcctcccccttctcctccccgccGCGGAGGGACGGGGCTCTCCGCAACGGCACCGTGGTGCCGCACCACTACATGGTGGCCCTCTACCAGCGCctggccgcccgccgcggcgccggccgccgcgccgacACGGTGACGGGCTTCGCGGAGCGGTCGCGCAGCG ATGCCTCCCCCTCCGCGCCCGAGCAGCGGTACCTCTTCGACATCTCCAGCCTGCCCGAGGCGGAGGAGGTGACGGGCGCGGAGCTGCGGGTCCTGCGCGCCCTCCCCGAGAACAGGAGCTTGGCCCTGTCGCCCGAAGGCACCCTCCACCACCTCCTGCTCTCCACCTGCCCCAGCCGGGACGGCGAGGAGCCCCGGCTGCTGGACTCCAGGGCTGCAGACGTTTTGGACGCCGGCTCCTCCAGATGGGAGGTGTTTGATGTGTGGGAAGCCCTGCGGGATCGGAGGGAGAAATCGCCCTCGGGCAAGctgctgtgcttcctgctgcGGATCGTGTCGGATCAGTCGGGGCGGCTCCTGCGCCCCCGGCAGCTGGGGTTCAGCaagccccggccgcagccccaCGAGAGAGCCCTGCTCGTCGCCTTCTCCCGCACCCAGAGGAAGGAGAACCTCTTCAAGGAGATCCGGGATAAGATCAAGGCTCTGGGCAGCCCCCCGTTCCTGGAGCCCCCCGATCCCGGCCGGGAGACGCACCCCAAGCGGAGGAGGAGACGAACCACCATCGCCGCCCGCTCCGGGGGCAGAGGCCACGGGAAGAAGGCGAAGACCCGCTGCAGCAGGAAGCCCCTGCACGTGAATTTCAAGGAGCTGGGCTGGGACGACTGGATAATCGCCCCCCTGGATTACGAGGCATATCACTGCGAGGGGGTGTGCGACTTCCCCCTGCGCTCCCACCTGGAGCCCACCAACCACGCCATCATCCAGACGCTGATGAACTCCATGGACCCCGAGTCCACCCCCCCCAGCTGCTGCGTGCCCTCCAAACTCAGCCCCATCAGCATCCTCTACATAGACTCAGGCAACAATGTGGTTTACAAACAGTACGAGGACATGGTCGTGGAGACCTGTGGCTGCAGGTAG